DNA from Sphingomonas psychrotolerans:
GCAGATAGCGGAACCACGCGCGGAACAGCACGACCGAAGTCGGACGCATCCCGATCTCGACGATCAGCCGGTTGAACAGATCGTTCTCGGCGCGGCCTTCGAGCACTGCGGCGATCGCGTCCTCGACCAGCTTCGGCTCCGCATCGAGCGTCCGCGAACCGCCAGCCAGCGCGACTTCGAAATCGTGGACGAAGATGCCGTTGGCGAGCTGGGTCGGCACTTCCTCGATCACGCGGAAGCCGAAATTCTCGAACACCGGCACCGCGTCGGACAACGCCAGCGCGCCGCCTAGCGCATAGAGCTTGATGCGATACTGGCCCCTGGTGTCGGGATCCGGGACGATCCGGACCGAACGATCGCCGGCGGCCTCGAGCGTCGCGATGCACAGGATGTCGCGCGCCGCTTCCTCGGGAGTGCTGGTCGCACGATAAACCGCGGGGAAGGTATTGGCGAAGCGCAAGGCCAGCCGGGTCGACGCCGCGCCAGCCTGCTCGGCCAGCGCCGCCTCGACGGCGGGCACCCAGCCGCGCAGCATCCGTTCGAGCCGCGCGTCGAGCTCGCCGGCATCGGGCATCACGCCGCCGCCGCGCAGATCTAGCGTGTAGCGCAGCAAGGCGACGACACCGTCCTCGAGCGCGATCGACCAGTTGATCAGCCTCGCATTGGCGGCCTCGCTCAGCATCTCGCCGATCGCCTCGCGGCGTCCGGTCGATACTTCGTCGCGCGGCAGCCAGACGAAGGCGAACAGGTGCCGCCCGAGCAGACTGCGCACCAGGGTCAGCTTTGAGCGCGGCCGATCGGCGACCGACATCGACGTGAGCACCAGATTCTCGAGCGACGCCGCATCGAAGGCCGTGGTCAGATCGTGCGGCAGCGCAGTCAGCGCATGCGCCATCGCCTTGCCGGTATGCCCCCTGGGATCGAAGCCCAGCTTCTTCTCGAGCCCGTTGAGCCGCGCGCGCAACACCGGCACGTCCTGCGGGTCGGCGAACAATGCCGCGCTGGTCCATAATCCGGCATGGATCGACAGCCCGGCGACCTCCGCCCCGGTGACGATCGGCACCACGACGATGTCGAGCGGCACGCGGCGATGCACGGTCGAGATCGAATTGGATTTGAGCAGCAAGGGCGCCTCGCCGCCCTTGCGGAAATACTCGACCGCAGCCTCGCGCGATGCCTCGGCGAGAATCGGCGTCTCCAGCGTGTAACGCGCGAGCCCGAGCTGATCCGTGACGCTGCCGTCGGTCCGCCACTTCTGGTGCGCGAGCAGGGTCATCGCGCCGTCGTGGAACCAGCGGAGCAACGCCGCGCCTTCCGGAGAGGTCAGATCGGCAGCGTCGGCAGTGATCGCGGCCTGGAGCGCGCGCCAGTCATCGACTGCGTCGCGAACCTGTTCGAGCGTCCGTTCGATCTCGGCGACAAGGCCCCGGCGGGTCCGCGCGTCGCTGCGTTCCATCTCGATATAGATCATCGATTCGCGTCGTGCCGCCGCCGCATCGGCGCCGATCGATACCAATTTGCCCGTGCCGTCGCGCTCGACTGCGATGACCGGGTGGATGATGCGGTAGATCGCGATGTCGTGCGCGGCGATCGCACTCGAAATCGAATCGACGAGGAAAGGCATGTCGTCGTTGACGACCGCGAGCCGCATGCTGCGGCGCTCTTCGTCGATATAGGTCTCCACCCGGATCTGGGGCGTGCCCGGCGGGCGCACCGCCGCGGCCTCGGCGACGAAGCTCGCCGCTTCGGCGCGCTCGGCCTCGTCGAAACCTTCCAGCTCTCCTGGCAGCGCTCCTTCGAGCAGCCGCGCCTCGAACGCCTGCGTGAGCGACGTCATCATGCTTTTCATGGGCGCCGCTATGCTCCGCCCGGCGCGCGACCTCAAGACTCGGTGCGGCAGAAAGTAACGCCTGCTACCGGTTTTGCGAGAATCTCAGGCCGCGGCCTTGCGGATCGCCCGTTCGGTGAGCGCCGCATCGTCGGCGAAGCGCGCGACGATATCGAGGCCCCGATTGCCCGCCCGCGCGAGCAGGACAACGAACTCGTCCTGCCCGGCCTCAATCGCGACATGGCCGAGCGGCGGACGGCTGCGCATCTCCTCCGCGGCGCGCGCGAGGACGTCGCGCTTCGGCGCCGGGCGGCGATGCTCGCGCTCGGCCTTGACCACGCCCTTGATGCCGCCTTCGACGACTTCGAGAAAGGCGTCGAGACCGCCCTGCGGCACGGCCTGGCGCCGGGCATAGCTCAGCACCGCGGCGAATTCGGTCACGCGAGTCTTGTCGTAATCCACGCCGAAGACCAGCTTGACCGCCGGAGTCATCGGCGCACGCGCCTGGACCGTGAGGCCAGAATCGCGAAGCAGCCCCTGATAATCCTCGGGCGCCTCTTCGGCGGCACGGGCGAAATCATAAGCGCGACTGAGCGCCCGATAGAGCGCCGAACGGCTGCGCGTATCCGAAGCGCGGGCCGCCGCAGCCGATTCGCGCGCGAGAAGCAGCTGGTCGGCAAGGCTCGATCCGTGGAGCGGCGCCTCCACCGGTTCGGGTGATTCGAAGCCCGCGCTGGGGCCGTCGGCCCAGACCGCGGCGGCGACCGGGTTCTGCGGTGCGGCACGGCGTGATTCCTCGACCTCGGCGTTGAGCCGGGCCTGGGTCTCGGCGTCGACCAGTTCCTTCCAGTTGATCACGCCATAGATAAAGTCGATCGTCTTGCCGTCCGACGAGAAGGGCATCAGGATGCCGCGATACAGCGTGTTGTGCCCGCGCTGCCCGACGAACTCGGCCTCGAAGCCGATCGGCGCCCGATTCGCAATGATCTGGAGATAATGGTCGGTCAGCCGCGAGAGCAGCGACCGGCTCGGCACTTCGCCGACATGCTGGATCGCCGGGGTGAAGCCGCATTCCTCGCGCAGCATCCCGCCGAGATAGCGGATCGCCGGATCCTCGACTCCACGGGTGAAGTCGAGAAGCACGCTGTGCGGGCCGAAATCGGTGATGTTGTCGGGATCGAGATCCTCGATCGACGGGTAAGCACGCCCGTGGAGCAGCGAGACCCAGTGATTATAGGCGCGCACGTGCATGCGGCGCTCGTCGGCGCCGATGTCGAGCGGGCGGTCGGCGACGGCGTCGTCATTCGAGCCCCTCCGGGCCGGGTCGAGCGGCTCATTGATGCCGCGAGCCATGTCCATGCGCGTGCTCCATTACGGGCGAACGGCCCGGTCCTTGAGCCCGTTGTGCACCTCCCGTGGTAAACGACGCGTAAAGCCCGACAGGTAGGTATTGTTGCGGGGGCGGGCGCCGGGGCCGCGGCACCGCAAACAAATCGCAACGCTTGTCAGCTACGGATCATGCTGGTAAGCGCCCGCTCTCTTCGAAGCGCAGCGCTTCGACAGGGCCGCTTTAGCTCAGCTGGTAGAGCATCGCATTCGTAATGCGGGGGTCACAGGTTCGAGTCCTGTAAGCGGCACCAGTCCATAACGAGAACATCTCTAGAAAACCCAGCAATTCTGCGGTATTATGGGCCATACGCGGTCCCATATTTTCCCATTATGTTCCGCCGTGGCCCACGCAAAAGGGGCCACAAAACGTGGGGCCACGAACATGCAAGGAGGCGTGGCCCCATGCTCACCGTGGTGCAGATTCAGGCGCTCAAACCCGCAGCGCGGCCGTACAAGGTTTTTGATTCGGACGGCCTCTACCTATTGGTCCAACCTTCCGGGGCGCTGCTCTGGCGCTTTCGCTACCGCTGCTGCGGCATCGAGCGGAAGCTCTCGCTTGGCAAATTCCCGGATGTGACCTTGTCGCAGGCGCGTCGGAAACGCGACGAAGCCAAAGGCGAGCTGGAGGACGGAATCGATCCTGTCGAGGAGAAGCGGCAAAAGCGGCTCCAGGCAGAGCTGGCAGCGAAGACGACGTTTGGACTTGTCGCCGAAGAATATATTCAGAAGATGGAGCGCGAAGGGCGCGCGCCAGCCACCATCAAAAAAGCGCGTTGGTTTCTTGAGCTGCTAGGGGTCATCGCCAAGCGTCCACTCGCGTCCATAACCCCGCACGAGTTGCTCGACGTCCTCAAGCGCGTCGAGCGCCGCGGCCATCACGAGACGGC
Protein-coding regions in this window:
- a CDS encoding PAS domain-containing protein: MDMARGINEPLDPARRGSNDDAVADRPLDIGADERRMHVRAYNHWVSLLHGRAYPSIEDLDPDNITDFGPHSVLLDFTRGVEDPAIRYLGGMLREECGFTPAIQHVGEVPSRSLLSRLTDHYLQIIANRAPIGFEAEFVGQRGHNTLYRGILMPFSSDGKTIDFIYGVINWKELVDAETQARLNAEVEESRRAAPQNPVAAAVWADGPSAGFESPEPVEAPLHGSSLADQLLLARESAAAARASDTRSRSALYRALSRAYDFARAAEEAPEDYQGLLRDSGLTVQARAPMTPAVKLVFGVDYDKTRVTEFAAVLSYARRQAVPQGGLDAFLEVVEGGIKGVVKAEREHRRPAPKRDVLARAAEEMRSRPPLGHVAIEAGQDEFVVLLARAGNRGLDIVARFADDAALTERAIRKAAA